The sequence GCCTCGCGAGAGGTATCCGCCGCGGTGTTCAGATCGGTAGCGAAACATGAGTTCGTTAAAGGTGTCGCCCCAGAATCGCTGTCGGGCAATGGGTACGCCTGCTTCGGCAAGTATGCGCAGTGCCGTACATGTATTTTCGAGTTCTTTTTCGCCGCCAGGTTGATCGGTCATAAATTTTTCCGTGATATTTGGTAGGCTGACGCGGTTGATCGACAGGCCCCAGGACTGGATTTTTTTCTTCACTTTTAGAAGTTCATCCAGGTCGGGATACCCCTGTTCTGCAACGCCGGGGATGTCCGTATCAGTCCCAAAATCGAGGGCGTCAGCGCCGAGTTGGGTTACAAATCGCAGATACGAATCGGAGAGTTCGCGGTGCCAGACGGAAATTTTCATGAAGACCTCCTTGTGTTGATGGTTCTCAGTGTGAGCCACAGAGTATAGACCGCGCAGATTAGCAGGGCCGCGGTCACGAGATGGAGTACTTGAAATACGCGGGGTAGGCCGCCATACGCCAGAGCTATGCCATTGGCTGCTTGAAACAGAATGAGTGCGAATGCGAGGTAGCTGCTCACTTTGAGCAAGCCTCCTATTGCATTTTTGCGTATGATATAGACGAGATAAGCGGCAACGGCAATGACCACCCAGGTGAAAGAGCGATGGATGTGATCCATGAGGCCAATATTGGCGATCCACGCACTGCGAGCGACGCCCTCACTGTTTTTGATGTAGGGATCGATGGCTTCGCGCACCTGTGTGCCGAGTAGCATTTGAATACATACGATGATGAAGAGCAGGGCAGAGAGGTGGGCGAGTACTTTAGGGGAGGGCAATGTGGTGGGAAGGCGGATGTCAACGGCGCGAAATGTGACGTAGAGCAACAGGCATAGGAGTACCATTGCGCCCGCCATGTGCAGGGTGATCATGCCGGGTTTGAGGCCGGATTGTACGACTTGTCCGCCAAGCCAACCTTCAAAGCCTACGAGGAAGACCGCTATTAGCGATCCGTAGAAGATGGCGGGGTGTGTTTTTCGGTATGGGATGGCGCGCAAGAAGGTGGCGATGACCAGAAGGCCGATGATCATGCCGATGAGGCGGTTGATGTATTCGATCCACATTTTGATCGCGTTGAAGTCTTCGATGTTTAGCCCGCGTTCTGCGAGATAGGCCCGGTCGATGTCGTCGATACTCGAGGGCGGAAACCAGCAGCCCCAGCACCGGGGCCAGTCGGGACATCCCAGGCCCGCGCCCGAAACGCGCACGAGACTGCCAACGCCGATGAGCAAGAGGATCGCAACGAGGGTGGTGATGGCGGTTTTTTGGAATGCGTTCATAAAACCTGCTGACTACCGCTTCTCTTTTAACATTTCGTCAATGGCTTTGCGCACTGTGCGTCGCCACGCCCATTCGGACATTTCATCCCAGTTGTCGATATTTTTGGGTTTGCGAAAATACAGGTAGAGTTCAATGCCCATATAGACCCAAAATGCGATAAAAATAAAGATGAAGACCCAGATCATAGTATATTGCGAAGTCGCGAGACAGTGTTATGTTATAGCGATAGTGGTAAAGATAAGGAAAAAGATTGCACAAGCAACTGTTAGGAGGAGAGATGGAGTATCGCGTTTTGAGAGGGACGGGTATTCGCGTGTCGCGTATATGTTTGGGGGCTATGACATTTGGGGATCAGGCCGATGAGGCTACGTCTATTCGCATGGTGGATACGGCTCTGGATGCCGGTGTGAATTTTATCGATACGGCAGATACTTATGTGAATGGCGTGTCCGAAGAAATTGTGGGCAAGGCACTCAAGGGCAAACGCGACCGGGTGATTTTGGCGAGTAAGATCGCCAATTTTGTCGGGCAGGACGAGATTAAGGATCAGGGGTTGCACCGCTGGCATGTGATTCGGGGGGTGGAAGCGTGTTTGAAGCGGTTGCAGACCGATTGTCTGGATATTCTGTATTTGCACAAGCCCGATTGGGATACGCCTCTTGAAGAGACAATGGCGGCGTTTGATACGTTGGTACAACAGGGGAAGATCATATATGTGGGGATGTCGAATTTCGCTTCATGGCAGGTGATGAAAGCGCTTTGGAAATGCGATGTGAACAATTGGGCATCGCCCGTGGTGTTGCAGGTGCCCTATAATTTGATTACGCGGAGTATTGATGAGGAGTGCGTTGCGTTTAGCCGTGAAATGAATATTGGAATGGCTGTATATAATCCGCTCGCTGCCGGCATGCTGACGGGCAAGCACACGCGAGATACCGAACCTGCAGCGGGTACGCGATTCGATTTGAATCGAGATTATTACGGCAGGTTCTGGTATGATCGCAATTTTGATGCGCTTGATGCATTGAAGCAGATTGCACATTCTGCGGGCAAGACGATGATTGAATTGTCTTTGCAATGGCTGATGTCACAGTCGATTGTCGATTCGATGATTTTGGGTGCGAGCAAGTTGGAACATCTAACGCACAATATTCAGGCGGCAGATGGGCGTCTGGATGAGGATGTCCTGAAGGATTGTGACGCGGTGTGGCGCAATGTGCGCGGGGGGCATTTTCCGTATAATAGGTGAGAGGTGAATGGGAACAAACCAGATGATATTGGTGTCGAAATTTTGAAAGCGCGGACCAGTGTATGCAGGTTGTTGGGATTTATGATTATGTTGCGAATTGTCAAAATCACATCTTTAATCTGTGCAATTCTCCTTAGCTTTGTTGCGGAAAGCGTTTCTGCGCAGGAGACGGATTATCGCGTGCTGTGGGCGCGGGGCGATTATGCCGAGGCGGTGAAAGTGCTCGAGCGCGCGTCTTATCACCCGTGGTCAACGCGGCGGGATTATGCCGAGTTGCTGGCGTTGACGGGGCGCGTTGACGAAGCGATTGAGCAACTGGAAGGGATTGGAAGTGCGCTCGATGCGACCGTGCGCCTGGCCGAATTGTATCGCCTGCGAGGTCGGATAGGCGATTATGGCCTGGCATTGATGAAGGCTGAGAATCAGGTGCGCTTGTTGTCGGAATATCGCCATGATGTCGATGATTTGATCGCAATTGCACGTCTGCGCGAGTTACAGGGCGAAGATCCCAAATCGCTGTTACGGTTTTACAATTTGATGGCTGAAGTTTTTCCCAATAGCGCGTCTGTGCTGGTTGCGGCGGGCAATCTGGCGCTGGACAAACGCGCTTTTGATGTGGCGGCAGAAAAATACGGCGCAGCGCTCGCGTTGGACCCCG comes from Gemmatimonadota bacterium and encodes:
- a CDS encoding aldo/keto reductase is translated as MEYRVLRGTGIRVSRICLGAMTFGDQADEATSIRMVDTALDAGVNFIDTADTYVNGVSEEIVGKALKGKRDRVILASKIANFVGQDEIKDQGLHRWHVIRGVEACLKRLQTDCLDILYLHKPDWDTPLEETMAAFDTLVQQGKIIYVGMSNFASWQVMKALWKCDVNNWASPVVLQVPYNLITRSIDEECVAFSREMNIGMAVYNPLAAGMLTGKHTRDTEPAAGTRFDLNRDYYGRFWYDRNFDALDALKQIAHSAGKTMIELSLQWLMSQSIVDSMILGASKLEHLTHNIQAADGRLDEDVLKDCDAVWRNVRGGHFPYNR
- a CDS encoding COX15/CtaA family protein, with the translated sequence MNAFQKTAITTLVAILLLIGVGSLVRVSGAGLGCPDWPRCWGCWFPPSSIDDIDRAYLAERGLNIEDFNAIKMWIEYINRLIGMIIGLLVIATFLRAIPYRKTHPAIFYGSLIAVFLVGFEGWLGGQVVQSGLKPGMITLHMAGAMVLLCLLLYVTFRAVDIRLPTTLPSPKVLAHLSALLFIIVCIQMLLGTQVREAIDPYIKNSEGVARSAWIANIGLMDHIHRSFTWVVIAVAAYLVYIIRKNAIGGLLKVSSYLAFALILFQAANGIALAYGGLPRVFQVLHLVTAALLICAVYTLWLTLRTINTRRSS